Proteins encoded within one genomic window of Episyrphus balteatus chromosome 1, idEpiBalt1.1, whole genome shotgun sequence:
- the LOC129907141 gene encoding uncharacterized protein LOC129907141 produces MIESNYLRKREIEVETRNQSLDEKWFDVRHQMVTASNFGKICKVKSLASYHNIILHILYTRVSNCNMLWGLQNEKKAIQKLEEAIKIKVQKCGFFIDDEFHYLGATPDGLVGEDGICEVKCPSSIKNLTISDAVEKKKLKYLQKSGDTFVLKKNDDYFYQVQGQLHITKRSHCFFGVWTSCDFVCIKIQKDDSFWEDKIKNKLLNFYNNHFLLELCDPRIPRKMRVWNT; encoded by the coding sequence atgaTTGAGAgcaattatttaagaaaaagagaaattgaagttgaaacgcgTAATCAATCCCTTGATGAGAAGTGGTTTGATGTTAGACATCAGATGGTTACTGCTTCCAATTTCGGCAAAATATGCAAAGTAAAAAGTTTAGCCAGCTACCACAATattattttgcatattttgtaCACTCGCGTATCAAATTGCAACATGTTATGGGGCCTTCAAAACGAGAAAAAAGcaatccaaaaactagaagaagcGATAAAAATCAAAGTACAAAAATGCggattttttattgatgatgagtTTCACTACCTTGGAGCAACACCTGACGGCTTAGTAGGCGAAGATGGCATCTGTGAAGTCAAATGcccatcatcaataaaaaacttGACTATAAGCGATgcagttgaaaagaaaaaactaaaatatcttcAGAAAAGCGGAGAtacttttgtactaaaaaaaaacgacgattatttttatcaagtgcAAGGACAACTGCACATTACAAAACGATCCCATTGTTTTTTTGGTGTATGGACATCATGcgattttgtttgtattaaaatacaaaaagacgactcattttgggaagacaaaataaaaaacaaactactaaatttttataataatcattttttattggaattatGTGATCCACGGATTCCAAGAAAAATGAGGGTATGGAATACGTAA